A genomic region of Chelmon rostratus isolate fCheRos1 chromosome 8, fCheRos1.pri, whole genome shotgun sequence contains the following coding sequences:
- the LOC121610482 gene encoding uncharacterized protein LOC121610482 codes for MAQCKLGVSSPLMKAVVGFALGAVAGCILGATEDPVDRTLSVMTAAGPLKPVMEEVKTVGALGLGTLIGATALTIAMTSVVAGVILAAAVASVFVATKSCSASHTDSVSLWASAGLAGAFGTTLSGATFGIAIEWIVKNYGMMGLLWALSIFTVLKPPLNFVFKILWKQGEASCSLVSTDWAREREQIEITESQQRERVAMQIEQRILMLEKGVSTSGMEPNTWVTERRQREEIERKKMENEEAEMEQRTIQDWINTVVVKHVDFLAFSGIPMTVVAIVTSGFGVFGYGGHQSVFIVLLTLVTLIAYLLLKSYDFKFWMLVGCMGMLATFVIAMLTLHAGQVVVTTAMKMRAAGQSQQSRENISAVMDHRSSLEALNAAFFVAKLCELGLGATVGGALVRRAAGEVKVITGAALVVLGLLAGVEVLSPVLGEGGKAGALLGVVGAAGVAVGAAAAVAGMWSSWPGTLVTIAGLVIGAIGMGKWHIINIGLQVTVAYVFAMINPF; via the exons ATGGCACAGTGTAAACTGG gAGTAAGCAGCCCTTTAATGAAGGCAGTTGTGGGGTTTGCACTCGGAGCAGTGGCCGGATGCATACTGGGAGCCACAGAGGATCCAGTGGACAGGACCCTGTCAGTGATGACTGCAGCTGGTCCACTGAAaccagtgatggaggaagtgaaGACAGTGGGTGCTCTCGGGCTGGGGACCCTAATTGGAGCCACAGCACTGACCATAGCGATGACCTCAGTCGTAGCTGGTGTGATactggcagcagcagtagcTTCAGTGTTCGTGGCCACGAAGAGTTGCAGTGCCTCCCACACAGATTCTGTCAGTTTGTGGGCATCAGCAGGACTCGCCGGGGCTTTTGGGACCACTCTTAGTGGAGCCACATTCGGGATTGCTATTGAATGGATTGTCAAGAATTATGGCATGATGGGCCTTCTGTGGGCACTGAGTATTTTCACTGTGCTCAAACCACCCCTGAACTTTGTATTTAAGATCCTCTGGAAGCAGGGTGAGGCCTCTTGCAGTCTGGTATCCACAGACTGGGCCAGGGAGAGGGAACAGATTGAGATtacagagtcacagcagagagagagagtggctaTGCAGATAGAGCAGAGGATCCTGATGTTGGAGAAGGGAGTCAGCACCAGCGGGATGGAGCCCAATACATGGGTCACTGAGcgaaggcagagagaggagattgagaggaagaagatggagaatgaagaggcagagatggagcAAAGAACAATTCAAGACTGGATTAACACCGTGGTGGTCAAACATGTGGACTTCTTGGCTTTCTCAGGGATACCAATGACAGTGGTCGCTATAGTAACATCAGGATTTGGGGTGTTTGGTTACGGAGGCCACCAgtctgtgtttattgtactTCTGACTTTGGTTACGTTAATAGCCTATTTGCTTCTGAAATCATATGACTTCAAATTCTGGATGTTGGTTGGATGCATGGGAATGCTTGCAACCTTTGTCATTGCCATGCTCACCCTACACGCCGGGCAGGTGGTTGTAACGACTGCCATGAAGATGAGAGCGGCAGGACAGAGTCAGCAGTCCAGGGAAAACATCAGCGCTGTCATGGACCACCGATCCTCTCTGGAAGCTTTGAATGCAGCTTTCTTTGTGGCAAAACTGTGTGAGCTGGGTTTGGGGGCTACAGTGGGGGGGGCGCTGGTGAGGCGAGCAGCTGGAGAGGTGAAAGTCATAACAGGGGCAGCTTTAGTGGTGCTGGGTTTACTGGCTGGGGTGGAGGTTTTATCCCCAGTGCTGGGAGAAGGGGGGAAAGCTGGGGCACTACTGGGGGTGGTGGGAGCAGCGGGGGTGGCTGtgggtgcagctgcagctgtggctggaaTGTGGTCCTCATGGCCAGGAACTTTGGTAACAATAGCAGGGTTGGTTATAGGAGCAATAGGGATGGGAAAATGGCACATTATCAACATCGGACTGCAGGTGACTGTGGCCTATGTCTTCGCTATGATCAATCCAttttaa
- the rrp15 gene encoding RRP15-like protein, producing the protein MAALMETRVQISGDNAEPQFDNDNDHSDSVGESDGERSDDEGSDRGENDKDSDGSSDGEEAEDEEGDDNNANAGWAEAMAKILGKETPESKTSILVKNKELDKMKEKERQEQLERKKQVDKKRAWEMMCREKPDIVKDRETERALQRIATRGVVQLFNAVRKHQKTIDDKVKEVGGSERKKAKFLSCVSKKDFIDLLRKTDGGKGVTTKTEKNAAAAAEEKPAWSVLRDDFMMGATMKDWDKDSDREQPDTHSQGGMEESDSD; encoded by the exons ATGGCAGCTCTGATGGAAACACGCGTGCAGATATCTG GAGACAATGCAGAGCCTCAGtttgacaatgacaatgacCATAGTGATTCTGTTGGAGAGAGCGACGGTGAAAGGTCAGATGATGAAGGGAGCGATAGAGGAGAAAATGATAAAGACAGTGATGGAAGCAGTGATGGGGAGGAGGccgaggatgaggagggggatGACAATAACGCCAATGCTGGATGGGCAGAAGCCATGGCAAAGATCCTGGGGAAGGAAACCCCTGAGAGCAAAACCAGCATCCTGGTGAAGAACAAAGAGCTTGACAagatgaaggaaaaagaaagacaggagcagctggagagaaagaagCAG GTTGACAAGAAGCGAGCATGGGAGATGATGTGCAGGGAGAAACCTGACATTGTGAAGGACCGGGAGACCGAAAGAGCTCTACAAAGAATTGCTACCAG GGGGGTGGTGCAGCTGTTCAACGCAGTGAGGAAACACCAGAAAACAATTGATGACAAGGTGAAGGAAGTTGGTggctcagagaggaagaaggcaaAGTTTCTTTCGTGTGTCTCTAAGAAAGACTTCATTGATTTGCTAAGAAAGACGGACGGAGGCAAAGGAGTCACAACCAAGACTGAAAAGAATGCT gccgctgcagcagaggagaagccCGCCTGGAGCGTCCTTAGAGACGACTTCATGATGGGAGCCACCATGAAAGACTGGGAcaaagacagtgacagagagcagcctgatacacactcacaaggggggatggaggaaagtgattcAGACTGA